In Prunus dulcis chromosome 2, ALMONDv2, whole genome shotgun sequence, a single genomic region encodes these proteins:
- the LOC117618325 gene encoding uncharacterized protein LOC117618325 has translation MPQAFIPELAWFKVMLYVATQSSEDLFRMASVCPLFHTLANSPQVWNTISMAKYPDHPSWYHANPAVQHFLQQCRACDNPESIFREAFEVFFRQGNVEALYGMRIAATAGHMEAAYLVGLLGMSGIGQSKEDALQFLCSLNQRNNIDMKGTRDALTRRLSRPIVARHILDMFDYGKIKFNHCSACNNNEWYFVIQGWPSEEKINPAFWTCCNRCKWHRESIFWFKVMRVYVVPGNPYPYN, from the coding sequence ATGCCCCAAGCCTTCATCCCGGAGTTAGCTTGGTTTAAAGTGATGTTATACGTGGCAACCCAATCATCGGAAGATCTCTTCCGTATGGCATCTGTGTGCCCATTGTTCCATACTTTGGCAAACAGTCCACAAGTGTGGAACACCATTTCAATGGCAAAGTACCCAGACCATCCTAGCTGGTACCATGCCAATCCTGCGGTCCAGCATTTCTTGCAACAATGCAGGGCTTGCGATAACCCTGAGTCGATATTTAGAGAAGCATTCGAAGTTTTTTTCAGGCAGGGTAACGTGGAAGCGTTGTATGGGATGCGCATTGCAGCCACGGCAGGCCATATGGAAGCGGCATATCTAGTTGGACTACTTGGTATGTCCGGAATTGGTCAGTCAAAAGAGGATGCATTACAATTCTTGTGTTCTTTGAATCAACGTAACAACATTGATATGAAAGGAACCAGGGATGCTTTGACACGAAGATTAAGCCGACCAATAGTTGCAAGACATATCCTAGATATGTTTGACTATGGGAAGATTAAGTTCAATCACTGTAGCGCTTGTAACAACAATGAATggtattttgttattcaaggCTGGCCTAGTGAAGAAAAGATAAATCCTGCCTTCTGGACTTGTTGCAATCGATGCAAATGGCACCGTGAGagtattttttggttcaaGGTGATGCGTGTGTATGTTGTGCCAGGGAATCCATACCCTTATAATTAG